atccataaaggtactaaaaacatatttaaatcggttcatgtgagtacagtggttcaatattaatattataaagcaacaagaatatttttggtgcgccaaaaaacaaaataacaacttatatagtggtggccgatttcaaaacactgcttcaggaagcttcggagcataaatgaatcagtgtatcgaatcatgattcagatcgcgtgtcaaactgccagcGTCTGaattcacgtgactttggcgctccgaaaaGCAGATTCGACATGCTGAATCATTATGCACTACTGATAtcagcagtgttttgaattcggCCATCACTggttaaatgtgtatttttggcgcaccaaaaatattctcgtcgctttataatattaatatcgaaccactgtactcacatgaactgatttaaatatgtttttagtacattaatggattttgagagaggaaatgtcattgctccctatgcaggcttcacggagccatcagatttcaacaaaaatatcttaatttgtgttctgaagattaacaacgacggtgagtaataaatcactctcgcgtgaacgtgaacatgaggcgagatcgTGTCGGGTCagcgcagctcaacttgcaagtgctgttttctggcgtaaacctgccagagggggttagtgcacccctcaaacacaccactacaagacaattaaccatcgtaaggacttcgAAAACTTAGTTCTTTAAATGCCCGAGCTCTTTTTTGAAGTcaggtggattctgattggctgtcaatgtttttatcaattatcagctggaaaaaaaatgttctgaaagtgattccattGATATCAAAAACTGCAACgcgcttataataaacagaatatCGTCCACAAAATACAGTTATTCTTATCTTTaaagttatcgttcttggtgtgaatgggccttaacTCTACAATACTCTGATCAGCAGAGCTCATGGTTTAGTATCTGGGATGAGGATCAACCTGACATTCTGAACACTTCTGTGTTTGTCATCAGGAGCGGATCCGGAGAACCCAAGGAGGAAGGTCGTGACTCGAAGCCGAGATCGCTGCGTTTCACCTGGAGTATGAAGACCACCTCGTCCATGGAGCCAGGAGACATGATGAGAGAAATCCGCAAGGTGCTGGACGCCAACAACTGCGACTACGAGCAGCGCGAGCGCTTCTTGCTCTTCTGTGTGCATGGCGACGCGCGCCAGGACAGCCTCGTCCAATGGGAGATGGAGGTTTGCAAACTGCCCCGCCTGTCTCTCAATGGTGTTCGCTTCAAGCGCATATCGGGAACGTCTATCGCCTTCAAGAACATCGCTTCGAAAATTGCCAATGAGCTCAAGCTGTAAGCAAAGGGTTGGAAAAAATACAAAACTATAGGCAACACTAAAAAAGGAATTTTGCCAGGAAGTCTGAGCACCATTTTTGAGTTCCTGCTTCTGTAAGCTACTGCTGTAATGTTTAGTGGAGAAAAAATATGAATGcgaaaagagaaaaaaacgcCCTAGCCCATGACCTTTAGCATATAcgcctggttaaaacaaccatctTGCAATAATATCGAAACCCTTACAGGGTTGGCAGGACAAAAATCTGTCGAGCTAATTATCGTAACGAACTTCAAAATGACTTTTTCCACATGTACAGTTAAGATATAGAATGTTTTGTTGTATTGAATTGATCATAGAGTTGTATAATACAAGACTTTCAGCCTACTTATGTGGAGGTGTTGTATAGTCACTATTGAGCTCTGTACAGAAAAATTATGTTCAATGTGTCATACTTGTTTagtttgttgctttttttttcctttttttttagaCTGACACCACTCAGTCttaagtttttttaaaaattctcaacatttgtttttaaaggaacagtttaTGCAACAATGgaaattctgttattttctcaccctcatgcgATTAATCTTCTTATTTTCCATTAAATTTTGAAGAATTGATGCAGCTTTTTTCCATGACCAActccaaaaatgactaaaacaccATAATATTCCACACATTGTGATTTGTGTGCAATAGCCATACGTTACACTTTGTAACAATCCAAAATGCAAGTCGCTAATCACCCAAAATGTGCTGCGCTTAGTTTAGTTTAACTTGCAAGTTACTTTTGTATTCTACAGAGAAATGACAACATACatggaaggacatgagggtaagcaaataatgacagaactttcattttgggtgaattatcctttTAATTCAGAGTGAGAATTAGATGTGATCATAACATCAGAGAATTAACGACTAAGTGTTATGTAGAACGGGCAGTGTATTTCCCACAAGCAAGATGGTTTGGATGTACGGATCAGCTAGAAATTAGTAAATGAGCGTCTACATTAACATTCCATACAGAACATACACTGAGACTAACTTCATCAAACTACAACGCTGCAGAAATACTGCAGTGTGTTTGGAGCAAGACTGGGCCAGTTCAGCAACACTGGGCCATTTATTTCCCATTCAGAATCAAGAAACAAGAAAAGCTTCAACTAATAACTAGcagaaatttatttattaagccATTTTATGCCTTGTTTTATTAACTGTAGAAACCGTTCATCCAGAGAATGCAtgacttttttgtgtgtgtgtaaaatgtattttgtttcgTAATAAGtggtgatgatgaagatgatgatggatTACAACCACTCATACTGGTACTTTCTACTAGTTCTTTTGTACTGAAGTATCGAAGGTTAAATGTGCAATGCTGTCTATGTTGTATTACTGTAATGCTGATTAAAGAGGTCGTGACTGCACACTTTTAAGGGAAGATGAGGTCAAGTTTCCGTAGTTTGAGAAAAAGGACTAGtgactaaaaatattaaaagggTAAAGCTGTGATTAAAGCTCAGAGAGGCATTGAATGTTCGAATGTCAACTGTGATGTTCCATTTTTGTAACGGTACATTTCCAGgacacatttcttttttttctttttttttaaatggctgtACGGATGAAAGTGTTTGGATGGGAAAAGGAAGCTGAAGGCTGAGGATCTCcaaaaaatgcaattaactCAACACATTTCATCCTTCCACACACTCTTCCCATTTATTCTCTCGACATTGTACTGTACATTTCTGCGGAAAATCCCTTGGGCCACTGTGGTTCAACTTCAGTCCCACTGGAGCACATTAAAGCTTACTTGAAATGAGTCtttgaactaaaatgtttttgtgtccTTTTTTTCCCACAATCCTCATTGCAATAATTACATCAAGTAATTGTGGTTTTCCTAAAGGAAATATGAGCATTCTGTTCTTGTTTTGCACATGATCATCCGTGTTTAGGATATAGTAAATATTCCTGACTGTGAAATGAGTCTGTTAGCGCATTAACATTTCAAAGAAATGCTCTTCTCGTATTTCATGTAGGCCAAAACCGAAAGAAAGAAATCAATTACTTTTCACATGAAAACATGTGTGTGGGTGTGATGGCTTAGTGAAAAGTTCATATAGTGGACCTAAAATAGGCTTCATTTTCATTATGTAGAATAGGATGTAATATTACCAGGGCGTTCCTTCGTGAGATTCACTATAATGATGATGGAAGCCATATGCGAATAAACCACTAgcttcaaaaatgttttacaaacAAATCAAAAAGTGTTGCAAACTCCTCAAACTTTATCATAATGTCGATGAGAACTCCAGAGCGATGGTACTTCAGTTCCCCTAAAACAAAAAGCCTCCTGATGGCTGCTTTACTTCTGAGCAGGTACCAGGTCATCAATGCCACTGTTGTTTTCCAGTCTTTTCTCCATTCGGATGAGAAGTTTGACCCCATCCACCACTAACTGGGTCAGCACGACTTCATTCAATCCAATTGTCTGCAGGTTGCTGATTTTGTAGATGCCTGGACAGCCTgcatgttaaataaaaataatgcaacagttttatttattttttttatttttttatttatttttaaaagacttTTTTTAGTTAAACATTCAGATTAGTAGATCAATCTTGCAAATATAGCAGTGGCTGCTACTTTTTTTTTGGgatgatatgttttttttttcttgccgTCATTCATGGAGCTTTGATTAACAAATGGTTTTGTTTCACAAGCTTGGTGTGAATTAGGGGTGGCGCAATATACCGTTATTGACGATAACCGTGATattcaaagcatgaaatatcgaTATCGTGTTAATTTAGGCTGTGACGGTATACCGGTATTGACAATAACCGCGATGttcaaagcatgaaatatcgaTATCGTGTCAATTTAGGGTGTGACGATATACCGTTATTGACGATaaccacaatatttaaaatgagtaGGACGCTTATGATATCATGTCATGTAAATACTCCAGCGCCAGTACCTGGTTGAGCTCTCAGGTGGCGGTATTGCACCTTGACGCCTGTCAAACAAGAAGAAGACGCAGCGCGCGCagctatagagtgccccagggatgacgcgtttttgtaggcaaaacctggaagcgagttagcattttaggacttccggttccaacgccgtaaagtctatgggttttttgaatggctttttgctaaatcgcctgaaataaggtctgtggttaacaaagcctctaaatactttcacgttttgatctatgacataaaacacaccagttataacccgcttgtgattttttaaacatttactgtgtcttaaacagttgctaacaaattgctaaaagggactacttcctttggcggggactttagacgtcatcatgacaaacaggacatttggacagcatttctcatgaaaaagtggataagtactcatacacagcgcagatcataatcagcgagcatgtttttaaatagagttgttttctaaataaagtttgaggacgcttggtggtgaagacgttgatccgcgaccatggtgtgctgtagtccgtttatagcctactgttaaccttttatatctgacgactttatttaggcttcaaaatctataaatgttgtgttaacttgtaaagattaccttgatagacaaaacgtgtaagtgtcataaccctttgttaaacacagagcttattttctgcgattttccaaaagtctatggaaaaaatgcataggctttcagtcgagggaacccgtgcgccgctaacttccgggttggcctacaaaaacacatcatcctTGGGGCACTCTATTCCGAGCAGGAGAGTGAGAGGCTCTGTTCACACTTGAAGAAAAGTAGATAAGCTCGACAGTATGGGAGTTTTTCGGCTCCTTAGACCGCCCAATCCGCAGGATTTGCCTATAGCTACAGTCAGTGCAAAGGGTGGCAACACCATCAACCTCTTGCCCACCTCCGTGTCCATCACCCTGCAGATAACGCCATTTTACAGAGAGTAAGTTGCGATTATTTTACTAGTCATGGAATgggaaatgttatattaacctgttaacagcaattttctgtgttcatatatttaaataaagggtgattattttaagtaccgcgttttctttactcgtcTTATTCAGCCTGATGTAGCTATGCATGCAGTTATATGccctcaaaattcaagatacacGGGCATTTTTTTGCCCcgacattttttttgtcattatatcaCAATATCAAACGAGCAAAAGTGCCGTTTTCCCCAAATCAGCACAAATGCAATGTTCCTTcaacttgttaaatgaacaatgtgagttacatagacacagtattgttaatattgttttttttccccctttattTCGCCAACGAACATTTCAAAATGATAGTCCCAGAGTCCCCGtgcaacagaaatgttttagttATTCTGACTGAATCCGCGTTTAGAACGAATGAATCCGAGCttagttcctgaatgaatcagtcatttgaacaaatcgttTGACTCATCaagacagtgacttgctgccacctactggcagtttagtttagtttcatatttaaggtacattttaattaaagttaaaattagaaaaaaattatttaaatatataacattgaattaaatttatgtagacaaattgtaaatgctgtgtaaatatattaatgccacttctcattctgtgtcacctctgtattgcaaagatggattttgttaatgatttcatttgattggtaacagccataatgtataggctactatgcaagtattaatttttatttcttcaggtcttaaaaagccttaaatttgacttttaaaaatgtgcagcaaccctgaaagagaaaaactaaataaacaaagtaaaaataatttagACTGATAAATTTTCCCCTCCAAGGATTCTATAAATATCGCGATATATCGATATCGTGATTTTTTTTTGGCCACAATAACCGTGGTGTGAAAAATCTAATCTAGTGTGAATATCATCTATGCAGAAGTTGGTTAACGTTGCATTGAATTTGTAGAAGGATTagcaaaaattaattaatgaaaagGATAGATTTTGAAACCACCGAGAACATTGAGCTCAACATGAGCCAAGAAGACAGGACAAAAATGCTTTTATGCCATTTTGTTCTAAAGTTATtagcaaaaaaattaaaacctaTATGAAATTTTGGACTGTTTGTGACACTAGGACATTTGAGATACCCCAAAAATGCCTCCAATGCTAAGACCAACCTCAGTTAGTGTCCTAACTTTTACATCCTTTTCCTGTTCTGCATACATACTATGTAGTATAGCAATTACAATAACTGGGCTGTAACTAGGTACTAACATAAACTCATGTAGTTACTTTATATTACCAGTACTTTCTTGGATAATTACACTGTAAGTACAcctactgtaaaataaagtgtcatCTTCTTTTAAATAAGTGCTAAAGTATGTCCTATATCATATAAATGTGTCTAATATGAATTTAATCTGGATGTGCtgtatccgccatgttttgtcaTTGTAACGTGACCTGCAGCATTTGTTGTGTCGCTTCACTGCCGTTCACAACTCGTCTGctatggcctcatgggatagtaaagtgtctgTTATATTGTTAATCTTgccggaagtagtaggtcatctgggtattttttgcctactgttttatgaatactgcAAATTCTGAcatatttctctttttatgcagcctaattatatttttatgttagaCTGTGGCTGATTTCATGCATGATATTACACTACAGAGTTTTGCCCTACTTGTTTCTTCCATCTCAAGTCGTAGTCTGTCCAGGATGTCGTCCATGCGTTTGTTCTCAGCGAGATGTAGCAGCTTCACTGTGACACTAGCCTTCAGGCCTGTGCCTACCTCTGCAGGTGAGCTGACCACCCAGCCCAGGTGAGGCTTCCAGATAAATGGATGTCTCAGTTTCTTATATGCTGTCTCCATCTAAAAAGAcatattttagatttttagtATGCGCAGCATAGACTATATATGGCATGCCTCAGGGTTCGATATTAGGACCTTTTGTCTTCTCACAGAAAACATATCAACATGATATCGCATGAGGTAGTTGATTGAAATAAACCTTCAGCACATTGATGCAGATAGTTTTAAATGCTTCTTGTAAGCAAGCATCACTTCTATAAGACACTAGTTTCAGATGGTCCTCCATGTTAACCCAGACAGCCAGGGTCCCGTCCATACTCAACCTGATCGCAAGgcaaaaacatacattaaaaCATATAAGCAAAATCTAATTGCTTAGCATTATTTAACCACAACTTATTAACCCTAACCAACCACAGGGCCCTCGCATCAGGCCAGTCACGAGCCACACCGATCTTTATCAAAGAAGATGGTGGAGAGTCCATCACAACCCTGCGGCCTTCACTCTCATGGCTGAGTTCATCTATGGAGTAAAGCTTTCCTGGCAGATCCTCAGCCAACTGCTCCAAAGCTACAAAACAAGTTACATTAGCATAAAGCATAAGTCAGGGGTGTCCgaacctgctcctggagggccactgtcctgcagagtttaactccaacttgcctcaacactcCTACCTGGGAGTGTATAGACCATAGACCCCTTAATCGCCTACGTCGTGACgtcaccgctctagctggaggcaaaacataaataagaactAATAGCGGCCGtgctaaaagtttgaggttttgactttaaaatgttgtcgtcttgtgtttttggctgccagaatagaaggaacaggacttttggttcaaaactaaagttttaccagatcccggcagacattccttcacagaaatcaaaaagataattgtggttgAAAGCAATACAGCGTACAGACTGGACGGAGACGATCATAAATAATActcgtgtttgcagtgcacacttcatatcaggtaaaataatcgatgcatatgtaatggtgtgttggttttatctagtacaaatcagcaggtttctgttttataggtgaaaagtTGCCAAGCttgcttaaatgttaaacaaacatacagcgatagatgtgtgtgccatcctttgaatggtctcttaaaataatccacattaCTCATCATAATTAGCCCAGCGATAGGTTACATTAGACAAAAAGCCTTGACAAAATTCCCCGAACCAcccgaaagtaattcatatgttgtctaggaaatatccaaaacttaagttaatttacaaaaatagctgtcacggtCCCGCAGATTCACATATTCGGAGagttctgaaccttcttctgcatctatgtttaataaatccctcctaaaacatgctagcttacgcttgtcaacattgagttccagcgtctctttttgcctccagctaagccccgcccaccaggaaacgttgcaatgtttacaaacttttaaggggtctatagTATGCCTAGTAAAACCGTGATTAGCcttttcaggtgtgtttaatttggattggagctaaactggagcaggacagtggctctccaggagcaggattgggtCTAAGTAGACCCATGATCGTGTTTTAACTGCAGTACCTGTTTTGGCCAGTGTGAGGAGCTGTCTGCGCTCCCCTCTGCTGCAGTGTGTAGGGAAGCAGTAATCCTCTATGCTGCGGCATGCAGTCACCTCACAACTCAAAGCATATTCTTGGTCAAAGTCATCACCACcctacacacataaacacagactttaTACATCCACTCCAGATTTAACACTATTCTACATCGCTCATGACTAGATTATAATCACAAAATTTACCCAGAGAGGAAAGAGACTTACGTTTCTCCTAAAATTACACACTGGCAGAGCTAGTATGGAGTGATAAAAGTAATGTGAACAACATAGAGTTTatatctgattttttttattgcacttTGGCATGGTTGAAATCTAGAGGAGACATGAGTGAGTCTTTTTCTCAGGTGAAACATCAGGATACTTTAGCAAACTTGTTCATTTGGTCTCCAGTTAATCTCATTGTTGAGACATTAAGGAGATGTTACTTGTTATTATTTTCTGCGTACCTTCAGGTTGTCATAATTAAAGTCGCTCTCTTGTACTGCATCACTGGTGACCTTGTAGCCGTGGTAAGACTCGATAATACGGTCAAAAAAGTCACAGAACAGGATATATGATTGAGCATCTCCTGCTAAACAGCCGACTGCTTTTGGTCCTATGGACTGCCCTGTCAGACAAGAACCAAAAATTTAACATAAAATGACAG
The nucleotide sequence above comes from Chanodichthys erythropterus isolate Z2021 chromosome 10, ASM2448905v1, whole genome shotgun sequence. Encoded proteins:
- the zgc:172076 gene encoding zgc:172076, with the translated sequence MWKREKIWMIKPPTEHPKESKYRPVLESLLPRDPMSRFNLKRSSPKDEFPNLDRNRTLMGRILDLHMYTRQFNRATESGILFDDIIRPGLEDPGQSIGPKAVGCLAGDAQSYILFCDFFDRIIESYHGYKVTSDAVQESDFNYDNLKGGDDFDQEYALSCEVTACRSIEDYCFPTHCSRGERRQLLTLAKTALEQLAEDLPGKLYSIDELSHESEGRRVVMDSPPSSLIKIGVARDWPDARALWLSMDGTLAVWVNMEDHLKLVSYRSDACLQEAFKTICINVLKMETAYKKLRHPFIWKPHLGWVVSSPAEVGTGLKASVTVKLLHLAENKRMDDILDRLRLEMEETSCPGIYKISNLQTIGLNEVVLTQLVVDGVKLLIRMEKRLENNSGIDDLVPAQK